The Agromyces hippuratus genome has a window encoding:
- a CDS encoding rhodanese-like domain-containing protein, whose translation MTETITAATPAAPTASALFAHVATSDAAIAHFRGRLEFESDVSDVAAALAGGDPGFVLVDTRNDASWAQGHVPGAVHLPGRRIAADAAELIPAGTPIVVYCWGPGCNGATRAALEFALLGHPVKEMLGGFEYWVREGFAYDSVDGPAQLDADPLTNIAEAGLGGRAVVDGAISCAC comes from the coding sequence ATGACCGAGACGATCACGGCCGCAACGCCCGCCGCACCGACCGCATCCGCCCTCTTCGCCCACGTCGCCACGAGCGACGCGGCGATCGCGCACTTCCGTGGTCGCCTCGAGTTCGAATCCGACGTCTCGGATGTCGCCGCCGCGCTCGCCGGCGGCGACCCAGGCTTCGTGCTCGTCGACACGCGCAACGATGCCTCCTGGGCTCAGGGTCACGTGCCCGGCGCCGTGCACCTGCCCGGGCGCCGCATCGCGGCCGACGCGGCCGAGCTGATCCCCGCGGGCACGCCGATCGTCGTCTACTGCTGGGGTCCGGGCTGCAACGGGGCGACGCGTGCTGCACTCGAGTTCGCGCTGCTCGGCCACCCCGTCAAGGAGATGCTCGGCGGATTCGAGTACTGGGTGCGCGAGGGCTTCGCCTACGACTCCGTCGACGGGCCGGCGCAGCTCGACGCCGACCCGCTCACGAACATCGCCGAGGCGGGGCTCGGCGGGCGCGCCGTCGTCGATGGCGCCATCAGCTGCGCCTGCTGA
- a CDS encoding thioredoxin domain-containing protein, whose product MGSRLGDAMSPYLRAHASNPVDWYPWGEAAFEAARQRDVPVLVSIGYATCHWCHVMARESFSDPEVAAVLNDGFVAIKVDREEHPDVDASYLAAASAFTRELGWPLTVFASPEGHAFYAGTYFPPRETRGVPSFSAVLAAVGAAWRERRAELDATASAVAEALAAASAVRPEGALPGPAELAGAVAALAADEDRVHGGFGSAPKFPIAPVLAFLTTAGGPGRALAERTVRLMGASPLHDPVDGGFFRYSTQGDWSEPHYERMLTDNALLLRVAADLGRAWPNDEHTVSIADGVARFLIDRLQLPGGGFASAQDSESVIDDERSEGGYYRQDAEGRTRLAPPPLDEKVLTGWNGLAIGALARHGFVRRDERSVAAARRSAELLLATHVRADGSLVRASLDGRPSTAVATLEDTGMFAGGLLELAAVTGEPGYAVSARALVDAAVAAASADGDGEARLPFATPGGGDPVLLARGLALPDDPAEGATPSGRTACADAAWRLYLLGAGDAYLASAERAMASVAGIALERPLAFGGSLELMARLAAPVVQLVTVVPERVSADDGEASEEPALLAATRAHEASVAVIVDESQAREFAEAGFSLFEERTARNGAPVAYRCEAFVCALPVEDPSMLGSLGPRTGTPGSVR is encoded by the coding sequence ATGGGCAGCCGACTCGGCGATGCGATGAGCCCTTATCTGCGCGCTCACGCGTCGAACCCGGTCGACTGGTATCCATGGGGAGAGGCAGCCTTCGAGGCCGCCAGACAGCGGGATGTGCCGGTGCTGGTCTCCATCGGTTACGCCACCTGCCATTGGTGCCACGTGATGGCACGGGAGAGCTTCAGCGACCCCGAGGTCGCCGCGGTGCTCAACGACGGATTCGTCGCGATCAAGGTCGATCGCGAGGAGCATCCCGACGTCGACGCGAGCTATCTGGCCGCCGCCTCCGCCTTCACCCGGGAGTTGGGCTGGCCGCTCACCGTCTTCGCCTCCCCGGAAGGGCACGCGTTCTACGCCGGCACCTACTTCCCGCCGCGCGAGACCCGCGGGGTGCCCTCCTTCAGCGCAGTGCTCGCTGCGGTCGGCGCCGCCTGGCGTGAGCGCCGCGCCGAGCTCGACGCGACGGCGTCCGCCGTGGCCGAGGCGTTGGCGGCGGCATCCGCTGTTCGTCCGGAAGGTGCGCTGCCCGGCCCGGCCGAACTCGCAGGTGCCGTCGCAGCGCTGGCAGCCGATGAGGATCGGGTGCACGGCGGGTTCGGCAGCGCGCCGAAGTTCCCGATCGCTCCGGTGCTCGCGTTCCTGACCACGGCAGGCGGACCCGGGCGGGCGCTCGCGGAGCGAACGGTGCGGCTCATGGGTGCGTCGCCGCTGCACGATCCGGTCGATGGCGGCTTCTTCCGGTACTCGACGCAGGGGGACTGGAGCGAACCGCACTACGAGCGGATGCTCACCGACAACGCGCTGCTGCTCCGCGTCGCGGCCGACCTCGGGCGGGCATGGCCGAACGACGAGCACACGGTGTCGATCGCCGACGGCGTCGCGCGATTCCTGATCGACCGGTTGCAGTTGCCCGGCGGCGGCTTCGCGAGCGCACAGGACTCCGAGAGCGTGATCGACGACGAACGGAGCGAGGGCGGGTACTACCGCCAGGATGCCGAGGGCCGCACGCGGCTCGCTCCACCGCCGCTCGACGAGAAGGTGCTCACCGGATGGAACGGGCTCGCGATCGGTGCGCTCGCTCGTCACGGCTTCGTGCGCCGCGACGAACGGTCGGTGGCGGCGGCGAGGCGCAGCGCAGAGCTGCTGCTCGCCACGCATGTGCGGGCCGACGGCAGCCTGGTACGAGCCTCCCTCGACGGGCGGCCCTCGACGGCCGTCGCCACCCTCGAGGACACGGGCATGTTCGCCGGCGGGCTGCTCGAGCTCGCCGCGGTGACCGGTGAACCGGGTTACGCCGTGTCGGCGCGGGCGCTGGTCGATGCGGCGGTCGCCGCCGCGAGCGCCGACGGCGACGGGGAGGCTCGGCTTCCGTTCGCGACGCCCGGCGGGGGAGACCCCGTGCTGCTGGCACGCGGACTCGCGCTGCCCGACGACCCGGCAGAAGGTGCCACGCCGTCGGGGCGCACGGCATGTGCGGATGCCGCATGGCGGCTCTACCTGCTGGGAGCGGGGGATGCGTACCTCGCGTCGGCCGAGCGCGCGATGGCCTCGGTCGCGGGCATCGCGCTCGAGCGGCCGCTCGCGTTCGGGGGGTCGCTCGAGCTCATGGCGAGGCTCGCCGCCCCGGTCGTGCAGCTCGTGACGGTCGTGCCCGAGCGCGTGAGCGCGGACGACGGCGAGGCATCCGAGGAACCCGCACTCCTCGCCGCGACCCGGGCGCACGAGGCATCCGTCGCCGTGATCGTCGACGAGAGCCAGGCGCGGGAGTTCGCGGAGGCGGGATTCTCGTTGTTCGAGGAGCGCACGGCACGGAACGGTGCGCCGGTCGCCTACCGCTGCGAGGCGTTCGTCTGCGCGCTGCCGGTCGAGGATCCGTCGATGCTCGGTTCGCTCGGGCCGCGCACGGGAACTCCGGGATCCGTACGATGA
- a CDS encoding DUF3054 domain-containing protein: MTQPSNHRTGTIAIAAVLDAVLVVVFVSIGRSSHAEGLDLAGIAGTAWPFIVALAAGWLVARAWRHPLAVWPTGVIVWAVTVAGGMVLRAVSGQGTQLAFIIVATLTLAAFLLGWRLIAMLATRRRGVDAGVDAGGVAAAGAPAEAGADSIDAPRADPA, translated from the coding sequence ATGACGCAGCCCTCGAATCACCGCACCGGCACGATCGCGATCGCGGCGGTGCTCGACGCGGTGCTCGTCGTCGTCTTCGTCTCGATCGGCCGGAGCAGCCACGCCGAGGGGCTGGATCTCGCGGGCATCGCGGGCACCGCGTGGCCGTTCATCGTGGCACTCGCCGCAGGCTGGCTCGTGGCGAGAGCGTGGCGGCATCCGCTCGCCGTCTGGCCGACGGGCGTCATCGTCTGGGCGGTGACCGTCGCCGGTGGCATGGTGCTGCGGGCGGTCAGCGGCCAGGGCACGCAGCTCGCGTTCATCATCGTCGCGACGCTGACGCTCGCCGCGTTCCTGCTGGGCTGGCGGCTGATCGCGATGCTCGCGACCCGCCGGCGCGGGGTCGATGCCGGCGTCGATGCCGGTGGGGTTGCCGCTGCCGGCGCACCCGCCGAGGCCGGCGCAGACTCCATCGACGCACCACGAGCCGATCCGGCATGA
- a CDS encoding M18 family aminopeptidase: MPASRTDAYIADFAEFVRASPSSYHAAAEVARRLEAAGFDRLDERDEWPAGGGRHVVVRDGAVIAWVAPASAEAATPFRVLGAHTDSPSFKLKPRPTTSSEGLLQAGVEVYGGPLLNSWLDRELELAGRVVTDDGATHLVRTGPMLRIPQLAIHLDREVNKGLALDKQRHMQPIWGAGAEGDIMGVLAASAGVAAVRVVGHDVLVADTQPPARFGLDDALFASGRMDNLSSVYAGLVALLAAPSDAAHVSVLAAFDHEELGSESRSGASGPFLDDVLVRIGAGLGAGDIERRRAYAASWIVSSDAGHAVHPNYPDRHDPANRPVLGGGPLLKLNANQRYASDAEGTGFWASVCRQAGVATQPFVSNNSIPCGTTIGPLSATRLGIRTVDVGVPLLSMHSSRELAHVDDLVALGAAVTAFFAG; this comes from the coding sequence ATGCCCGCATCACGCACCGACGCCTACATCGCCGACTTCGCCGAGTTCGTCCGCGCCTCGCCGTCGTCGTACCACGCCGCAGCCGAGGTCGCCCGGCGACTCGAGGCGGCCGGCTTCGACCGACTCGACGAGCGCGACGAGTGGCCGGCCGGCGGCGGCCGCCACGTGGTCGTGCGCGACGGCGCCGTCATCGCCTGGGTGGCACCGGCATCCGCCGAGGCCGCGACGCCGTTCCGGGTGCTCGGCGCCCACACCGATTCGCCCTCGTTCAAGCTGAAGCCGCGCCCGACGACCAGCTCGGAAGGCCTGCTGCAGGCGGGCGTCGAGGTGTACGGGGGGCCGCTCCTGAACTCCTGGCTCGACCGCGAACTCGAGCTCGCAGGGCGCGTCGTCACCGACGACGGCGCCACGCACCTCGTGCGCACCGGGCCGATGCTGCGCATCCCGCAGCTCGCGATCCACCTCGACCGCGAGGTCAACAAGGGACTCGCCCTCGACAAGCAGCGGCACATGCAGCCCATCTGGGGCGCCGGCGCCGAGGGCGACATCATGGGCGTGCTCGCGGCCTCCGCCGGTGTGGCGGCCGTTCGGGTCGTCGGCCACGACGTGCTCGTCGCCGACACCCAGCCGCCCGCCCGGTTCGGCCTCGACGACGCGCTGTTCGCGTCGGGCCGCATGGACAACCTGAGCTCCGTCTACGCCGGACTCGTCGCCTTGCTCGCCGCTCCGAGCGATGCCGCGCACGTCAGCGTGCTCGCCGCGTTCGACCACGAGGAGCTCGGTTCCGAGTCGCGTTCGGGGGCGAGCGGCCCGTTCCTCGACGACGTGCTCGTGCGCATCGGCGCCGGGCTCGGGGCCGGCGACATCGAGCGGCGGCGGGCCTACGCGGCATCCTGGATCGTCTCCTCCGACGCGGGCCATGCCGTGCACCCGAACTACCCCGACCGGCACGACCCGGCGAATCGCCCGGTGCTCGGCGGCGGACCGCTGCTGAAGCTGAACGCGAACCAGCGCTACGCGAGCGACGCCGAGGGCACCGGCTTCTGGGCATCGGTCTGCCGGCAGGCGGGCGTCGCGACGCAGCCGTTCGTCTCGAACAACTCGATTCCCTGCGGCACGACCATCGGCCCGCTCTCGGCGACCCGACTCGGCATCCGCACGGTCGACGTCGGCGTGCCGCTGCTCTCGATGCACTCGTCGCGCGAGCTCGCACACGTCGACGACCTCGTCGCCCTCGGCGCCGCGGTGACCGCCTTCTTCGCGGGCTGA
- the pnuC gene encoding nicotinamide riboside transporter PnuC: MNPIEWLFDAQLVIGDQVILWREIVGNGFGLASALGGLRRKVWAWPVGIVGNALLFTVFMGALFETPNPVNLLGQAGRQLMFIAVSIYGWVRWSQHRQVSDAAVEPRWASARARILLGVALVGGTLVLTPIFRALGSFEPVWADAWIFMGSLLATWGMAKGWTEFWLIWVAVDIVGVPLLISAGYYASALLYVFYGLFTIFGFITWMRVQRVTSATAPGRAPTTPPS, encoded by the coding sequence ATGAACCCGATCGAGTGGCTCTTCGACGCCCAGCTCGTGATCGGCGACCAGGTCATCCTCTGGCGCGAGATCGTCGGCAACGGGTTCGGACTCGCGAGCGCCCTCGGCGGGCTGCGGCGCAAGGTCTGGGCGTGGCCGGTCGGCATCGTCGGCAATGCGCTGCTCTTCACGGTCTTCATGGGCGCCCTCTTCGAGACGCCGAACCCCGTGAACCTGCTCGGCCAGGCCGGGCGTCAGCTCATGTTCATCGCCGTCTCGATCTACGGCTGGGTGCGCTGGTCGCAGCACCGGCAGGTGAGCGACGCAGCGGTCGAGCCGAGGTGGGCGAGCGCGAGAGCGCGGATCCTGCTCGGGGTCGCGCTCGTCGGCGGCACGCTGGTGCTCACTCCGATCTTCCGCGCCCTCGGCTCCTTCGAACCGGTCTGGGCCGATGCCTGGATCTTCATGGGTTCCCTGCTCGCCACCTGGGGCATGGCGAAGGGGTGGACCGAGTTCTGGCTGATCTGGGTCGCCGTCGACATCGTCGGGGTGCCGCTGCTCATCAGCGCCGGCTACTACGCGTCGGCGCTGCTCTACGTCTTCTACGGGCTCTTCACGATCTTCGGCTTCATCACCTGGATGCGCGTGCAGCGGGTCACCAGCGCGACGGCACCCGGTCGAGCACCAACCACACCGCCGAGCTGA
- a CDS encoding DnaJ domain-containing protein — protein MPDSPLSASPYEVLGVASDADDATLRLAYRRALRSAHPDTGGDVVRFHAVQLAWELVGTPDARALFDRGARGGAPAPSREAWAPAAPKPRRDSRPLARTYGHPGGLSRERYLGLIREWAGRGVTVADPYDPALVRSAPRDIRHVLADALAEEASARALSTLGIAYTVWHDVATDAAGHGLPPKLDHLVLGPTGLFAIQSEDWGGPVAMKRGELVGAALDGERPMRALAARAKAIGRAAKVKPTALVIVVPDEHAEESLELGGTNRGAVVALVRRSRLSSAVREGLPGSAHLGGTEVMEVRSRLQVVVRFA, from the coding sequence ATGCCCGACAGTCCGCTCTCCGCCTCACCGTACGAGGTGCTCGGTGTCGCGTCCGATGCCGACGACGCGACGCTGCGGCTCGCCTATCGTCGTGCGCTCCGAAGCGCCCACCCCGACACGGGCGGCGATGTCGTGCGCTTCCATGCCGTGCAACTGGCCTGGGAGCTCGTCGGCACTCCCGACGCGAGGGCGCTCTTCGATCGCGGTGCCCGCGGCGGCGCCCCCGCTCCGAGCCGCGAGGCGTGGGCCCCGGCCGCACCGAAACCGCGCCGCGACTCGCGTCCGCTCGCACGAACCTACGGCCACCCCGGCGGGCTGTCGCGCGAGCGCTACCTCGGCCTGATCCGGGAATGGGCAGGCCGCGGCGTGACCGTCGCCGACCCCTACGACCCCGCGCTCGTGCGGAGCGCGCCCCGCGACATCCGCCACGTGCTCGCCGACGCCCTCGCCGAGGAGGCGAGCGCCCGCGCGCTCTCGACGCTCGGCATCGCCTACACGGTCTGGCACGACGTCGCGACGGATGCCGCCGGCCACGGCCTGCCGCCGAAACTCGATCACCTCGTGCTCGGCCCCACGGGGCTCTTCGCGATCCAGTCCGAGGACTGGGGTGGACCGGTTGCCATGAAGCGCGGCGAACTCGTCGGTGCGGCGCTCGACGGCGAACGCCCGATGCGCGCGCTCGCCGCCCGTGCGAAGGCCATCGGGCGGGCCGCCAAGGTGAAGCCGACCGCCCTCGTCATCGTCGTGCCCGACGAGCACGCCGAGGAGTCCCTCGAACTCGGCGGCACGAATCGCGGTGCCGTGGTCGCGCTCGTGCGCCGCTCGCGCCTCTCGAGCGCGGTGCGCGAGGGCCTGCCGGGATCGGCCCACCTCGGCGGCACCGAGGTCATGGAGGTGCGTTCGCGCCTGCAGGTCGTCGTGCGCTTCGCCTGA
- a CDS encoding RBBP9/YdeN family alpha/beta hydrolase, with the protein MTQYLILHGYENRRPDGHWERWLAAELEGSGASVRYPQLPEPDDPVLDDWIAAIEAQLVGTEPASLTVVCHSLACAAWLVFAARRAAAGRTDAAAHRLLLVAPVSDPVLRGIPQVAGFALGGDPSHAAADHVIVVAGDADPYCPEGAGRVFAEPLGAEHVTVHGGGHLTIDDGFGPFPLVFELAAR; encoded by the coding sequence TTGACGCAGTACCTGATCCTGCACGGCTATGAGAACCGGCGCCCCGACGGGCACTGGGAACGCTGGCTCGCCGCCGAGCTCGAGGGGAGCGGGGCATCCGTTCGCTACCCGCAGCTGCCCGAGCCCGACGACCCGGTGCTCGACGACTGGATCGCCGCGATCGAGGCCCAACTGGTCGGCACGGAGCCCGCCTCGCTGACCGTCGTCTGCCACAGTCTCGCCTGCGCGGCCTGGCTCGTCTTCGCCGCCCGGCGTGCGGCGGCGGGGCGAACGGATGCCGCGGCGCATCGTCTGCTGCTCGTCGCCCCGGTCTCGGACCCGGTGCTCCGGGGCATCCCCCAGGTCGCAGGATTCGCCCTCGGCGGCGACCCGTCGCACGCAGCCGCGGACCACGTGATCGTGGTCGCGGGCGACGCCGACCCGTACTGCCCCGAGGGGGCGGGGCGGGTGTTCGCCGAGCCGCTCGGGGCCGAGCACGTCACCGTGCATGGCGGCGGGCACCTCACGATCGACGACGGCTTCGGCCCGTTCCCGCTCGTGTTCGAGCTCGCGGCCCGCTGA
- a CDS encoding DUF7059 domain-containing protein encodes MSTEPKPSPLTLADAARVDELLGLLRADLVAADFTVEALEALWGDDAAAALHRGERVPARRVLDARRREHGASAGLATLAELFVLGVAVPRGELGEALDGLGVDGAIELGLVSEVGEAAGPGGEASVRARLDLRPYAFTDAHGRGEWWVISDLGELALGHALGEHHVLGVGGASMTLSGLMLPTPARRVLDLGTGCGIQAMHASRFADRIVATDISERALEIARLNLVLNGIDGVELRLGSLFEPVAGERFDRIVSNPPFVITPRIEGVPEYDYRDGGMVGDALVEAVIRGAQDHLEPGGVAQLLGNWEYRDGGAPDGDAGGASDGLERVGDWAAALEHWVIEREVQHVTEYAETWIRDGGTRPGTAEFDRLYDAWLDDFAARGVSHVGFGYVLLRRADAAASADSTAGAGRLARLARLERLHGPLGSNEAGLGAHLADCLVEHDRQAALDDAALAAARFTTAGDVTEERHYWPGDDDPTAMLLRQGGGFGRAISLDTGLAALVGASDGDLSVGAIVAALAQLLEVDETALAADLLPAVRTLVDDGMLRFAD; translated from the coding sequence ATGAGCACCGAGCCGAAACCGTCGCCCCTCACCCTCGCCGATGCGGCTCGAGTCGACGAACTCCTGGGCCTCCTCCGCGCCGACCTCGTCGCTGCGGACTTCACGGTCGAGGCGCTCGAGGCGCTCTGGGGAGACGATGCCGCAGCGGCCCTGCACCGGGGCGAGCGCGTGCCGGCGCGGCGGGTGCTCGACGCCCGCAGGCGGGAGCACGGAGCATCCGCCGGTCTCGCGACGCTCGCCGAGCTCTTCGTGCTGGGCGTCGCCGTGCCGCGCGGCGAGCTCGGCGAAGCGCTCGACGGGCTCGGAGTCGACGGGGCCATCGAACTCGGCCTCGTGAGCGAGGTCGGCGAAGCGGCCGGCCCGGGCGGCGAGGCATCCGTTCGCGCCCGGCTCGACCTGCGCCCGTATGCCTTCACCGACGCGCACGGACGCGGCGAATGGTGGGTCATCTCCGACCTCGGCGAACTCGCCCTCGGGCACGCGCTCGGCGAGCACCACGTGCTCGGTGTCGGGGGTGCGTCGATGACGCTCTCGGGCCTCATGCTGCCGACGCCCGCCCGACGCGTGCTCGACCTCGGCACCGGTTGCGGGATCCAGGCGATGCACGCCTCCCGGTTCGCCGACCGCATCGTCGCGACCGACATCTCCGAACGGGCGCTCGAGATCGCGCGGCTGAACCTCGTGCTGAATGGCATCGACGGCGTCGAACTCCGGCTCGGCAGCCTCTTCGAGCCCGTTGCGGGCGAGCGGTTCGACCGCATCGTCTCGAATCCGCCGTTCGTCATCACCCCGCGCATCGAGGGCGTGCCCGAGTACGACTACCGCGACGGCGGCATGGTGGGTGACGCCCTCGTCGAAGCGGTGATCCGCGGGGCCCAAGACCACCTCGAACCCGGCGGCGTCGCCCAGTTGCTCGGCAACTGGGAGTATCGCGACGGCGGGGCCCCAGACGGCGACGCGGGCGGCGCCTCCGACGGACTCGAGCGCGTCGGCGACTGGGCCGCCGCGCTCGAGCATTGGGTCATCGAGCGCGAGGTGCAGCACGTCACCGAGTACGCCGAGACGTGGATCCGCGACGGGGGAACGAGGCCCGGCACCGCCGAGTTCGACCGGCTCTACGACGCCTGGCTCGACGACTTCGCCGCGCGCGGGGTCTCGCACGTCGGCTTCGGATACGTGCTGCTGCGACGAGCGGATGCCGCGGCATCCGCTGACTCGACGGCCGGTGCCGGCCGGCTCGCGCGGCTCGCGCGGCTCGAACGGCTGCACGGCCCCCTCGGCTCGAACGAGGCCGGACTCGGCGCGCATCTGGCCGACTGCCTCGTCGAACACGACCGCCAGGCCGCCCTCGACGACGCCGCGCTCGCCGCAGCCCGGTTCACGACCGCCGGCGACGTCACCGAGGAGCGCCACTACTGGCCGGGCGATGACGACCCGACCGCGATGCTGCTGCGGCAGGGCGGCGGCTTCGGGCGCGCGATCAGCCTCGACACGGGACTCGCCGCCCTGGTCGGGGCGAGCGACGGGGATCTCTCGGTCGGTGCGATCGTGGCCGCCCTCGCCCAATTGCTCGAGGTCGACGAGACGGCGCTCGCGGCCGATCTGCTTCCGGCGGTGCGCACGCTCGTCGACGACGGCATGCTGCGTTTCGCCGACTGA
- a CDS encoding L-serine ammonia-lyase: MTAFVSALDLFSIGIGPSSSHTVGPMRAARAFAERLAGDGVLDRVTRITCSLYGSLGATGLGHGTPDAVIAGLAGLEPHDCDPDAVRGAWSALGDDGAEVRIAGTHPIRMLRSDVALVPRTRLPGHPNAMTLQAWGDDPLPLAEDTYYSVGGGFIRSEGETASEAEALRHPLPYSTADELLALCEEHGVSFCDVARFNEVAVHGEQGIDDGLDAIWAAMAECVANGLSADGTLPGGLRVRRRASQVRQRLEEYDRDEHLRDTSTEWLQAFALAVNEENASGGRVVTAPTNGAAGIIPAVGHYYLKFVPGADAAGIRRYLLTAAAIASLVKKNASISGAEGGCQAEVGSACAMAAGALCAVLGGTPRQIENAAEIAMEHHLGLTCDPVGGLVQVPCIERNAIASSTAVSAARLSLHGDGTHVVSLDTVIETMRQTGIDMMTKYKETSEGGLAVNVIEC; this comes from the coding sequence GTGACAGCGTTCGTCTCAGCCCTCGATCTCTTCTCGATCGGGATCGGCCCCTCGAGTTCCCACACCGTCGGCCCGATGCGCGCCGCACGGGCCTTCGCCGAGCGACTCGCGGGCGACGGCGTGCTCGACCGGGTCACCCGCATCACGTGTTCGCTCTACGGCTCGCTCGGCGCCACCGGCCTCGGTCACGGCACCCCCGATGCGGTCATCGCCGGCCTGGCCGGCCTCGAACCGCACGACTGCGACCCCGACGCGGTGCGCGGCGCCTGGTCGGCGCTCGGCGACGACGGCGCCGAGGTGCGCATCGCCGGCACGCACCCGATCCGGATGCTCCGCAGCGACGTCGCGCTCGTCCCCCGCACCCGCCTGCCCGGCCATCCCAACGCGATGACGCTGCAGGCATGGGGCGACGACCCGCTGCCGCTCGCCGAAGACACCTACTACTCGGTCGGCGGCGGGTTCATCCGCAGCGAGGGCGAGACCGCCTCCGAGGCCGAGGCGCTGCGGCATCCGCTGCCCTACTCGACCGCCGACGAGCTGCTCGCGCTCTGCGAGGAGCACGGCGTCTCGTTCTGCGACGTGGCCCGCTTCAACGAGGTCGCCGTCCACGGCGAGCAGGGTATCGACGACGGCCTCGACGCGATCTGGGCGGCGATGGCCGAGTGCGTCGCGAACGGCCTGTCGGCAGACGGCACGCTGCCCGGCGGCCTCCGCGTGAGGCGGCGCGCATCGCAGGTGCGGCAGCGTCTCGAGGAGTACGACCGCGACGAGCACCTGCGCGACACCTCGACCGAGTGGCTGCAGGCGTTCGCGCTCGCGGTCAACGAGGAGAACGCCTCAGGCGGTCGGGTGGTCACCGCCCCGACGAACGGCGCGGCGGGCATCATCCCGGCGGTCGGTCACTACTACCTGAAGTTCGTCCCGGGCGCGGATGCCGCCGGCATCCGCCGCTACCTGCTGACCGCCGCGGCGATCGCCTCCCTCGTCAAGAAGAACGCGTCGATCTCGGGCGCTGAGGGAGGCTGCCAGGCCGAGGTCGGCTCCGCGTGTGCGATGGCCGCCGGCGCGCTGTGCGCCGTGCTCGGCGGCACTCCTCGGCAGATCGAGAACGCCGCCGAGATCGCGATGGAGCACCACCTCGGCCTCACCTGCGACCCCGTGGGCGGCCTCGTGCAGGTGCCCTGCATCGAACGGAACGCGATCGCCTCGTCGACCGCCGTCTCCGCCGCGCGGCTCTCGCTGCACGGCGACGGCACCCATGTGGTCTCCCTCGACACCGTCATCGAGACCATGCGGCAGACGGGCATCGACATGATGACGAAGTACAAGGAGACGAGCGAAGGCGGCCTCGCGGTCAACGTCATCGAGTGCTGA
- a CDS encoding DUF1761 domain-containing protein, producing the protein MLVDVNYWAVIVATLSTMLVGSIWYTPKVFGNYWMRVAKVDDSGERGAVGPILTTLIVSFISAWVLAIATQVAWQTLGGNYLLMAITTGLMLWAGFTAARFITHDVFEGRPPGLTILNIGHEFVTVVVMALIIGGWPPAGTV; encoded by the coding sequence ATGCTCGTCGACGTGAATTACTGGGCCGTGATCGTCGCCACGCTGTCGACGATGCTCGTGGGGTCGATCTGGTACACGCCGAAGGTCTTCGGCAACTACTGGATGCGGGTCGCGAAGGTCGACGACTCCGGCGAGCGCGGCGCGGTCGGGCCGATCCTCACGACGCTCATCGTGAGCTTCATCTCCGCATGGGTGCTCGCGATCGCGACCCAGGTCGCGTGGCAGACGCTCGGCGGCAACTACCTGCTGATGGCGATCACGACCGGCCTCATGCTGTGGGCGGGCTTCACCGCCGCACGATTCATCACGCACGACGTGTTCGAAGGCAGGCCGCCCGGCCTCACGATCCTGAACATCGGCCACGAGTTCGTGACCGTGGTCGTCATGGCCCTCATCATCGGCGGCTGGCCGCCCGCAGGCACCGTCTGA